The Danio aesculapii chromosome 22, fDanAes4.1, whole genome shotgun sequence genomic sequence TTTGAAGGGAAAGTTCATCCAAAAGTCATCATTtaatccacttgttccaaacttgtttgagaaCTTTCAACTGTTGGCGGGGAAAACGACttgaatagtattttttttccaacattcttcaaaatatcttattttatgttcaacagtagaaagaaatccataaatgtttacaaccacttgagtgtgaagaaatgatgaggaaatgtttatttttgggtgaactatccctttaaagcaacaAGCATTAATTGCAACATTCACATTAGATACTGTAACTTACTCCGCTGTGAACGTATTTCTCCCCCAGCAAAGGCTTCATGACATATTTGCTATAGTCCATAATGTTGAGGATGTGTCGAAAAGCTTGTTCTGCGGTCTGGTAGGGAAAAGATAGGAAAATGAGCAGACGTTACGCTCTATGATGATGCAAATGCATAAAGACAGAACATTTGAGGCTGATTTGCATCTGTACCTCTGCAGATGCTCTTTGTACCAAAAGAGACAATCGAAATACAGTGAAAGAAAACCCATAAACAATGTAATAGTAAATGTTAGCATTTGTGGAAATTGTTCTCCAAAATCTAATCTTACTAAAACTTTATGAATACTTTACCATCATGGGAAATACCATTAAAGTTTGGGAAGTAACAGTTCAAACATATATTCAATATTGAAGAGTTCAAATTGCTTCTGAATGATGTTCAAGTGccatctaaaattagcatttttctcaggctgctGTTTGTACGTTCGCTAATTTCCCTTTTATGGCAATTATTAGGAtcttttaattaactttaaagtgAAAccactgaacataaacatagcaGGCTGAGTAAAATGCTTGTTATTAAATATAGCGGGCACTAAAAACACAGtgagaaattatttattatttaaaggtcccatgaaattaaaataaagttttttaaaaagttagtaTTGTAAGTTTTTAGCATATTTATcagctagtgtgcaccaaaacagtgacaaaattcgtgtttgaaaatataaaactgatataaatatgtaaagcttgtagtttgtcactacAATGGATCAAcggtcacctcatacttcagtttctcatcaaatcgtgaccaatcaaatgctctcttgtaTGTGAcctgccccgcccccttcaagacgcatCACATTTGATACGCTTGAGCTCTATCACTCATCATCAGatagctattggctgttttttaaaaggggaggggctacactatgtcccaacCACTCTTAATGTTTTccggttgagattacatcaaacattgaataaaaatgcacattttaaagcactttacgGAAcactttgagtgtttttttttaaacgaaaatttatttgtatttgcagatacaaatgctcaaATGCTTGGAGACTTAATTGGTTAATTGGCTTAATAgttcaaacatgaacattttcgcatgttaatctggcctacaACATGCTGAAATTTTGATTGTGAATTCTGTAGCTATTTATAGGGCTTTACTATAAGCTAACACTGCGCATTAAATCTCCAGGAGTTGACATGAGTCAATTTAACTAAACTCCAAAAGTTGATTTAGTTAATGCCTAATAACACATATTAACTGTAATATATCAGGCTTTTTCTCACTGTTCATTTGAATTCATTAGCTAACGccaaagttcctttaaggcaagtcatctCGAccatgctcaggcattctgtctgaatggggaaacatcaaattctccaaaatttacaattacaatacatatttggaaccaccgaTAAAATTAACCAACAAATTAATCATatgtttagtttctaaacgtacaaattaaacaaaatcagcatattttcagCTAATGTGCATATGCACTCAAAAAGAACGAGATCCTGACACCAATATATTTATTAAGTATTCGATGAGATTCCAGCGAGTTTGTTGGCCACCAAACTATCGTAAAAGCACAAGTCTAGTTCGCGCTTTCCTcccggagaaacgtcagtctataacgATCGATAATTGGCTCCTCTACAAGTAAGCgaggcttcatttgccatattgaacGTTAcactttccccattcaaaactacaaGAGCGACACGTctagtgtattctatagtctttgcccaCACTTTACTAttgagactttattgtaaagtgaacTATTGTACTTTACAAACCTTTGCAATTTAATTCGTTTACTCTGAGCAAAAATATTTTGGATGAAGCAATACActgttattatacctgttaaaataACAGCTCAACATCATGATAAAAAAAGCTTAagcaattaatcgcaacaagaaaatTGTATCAAATATCGTTTTACCTGTCGTGTGTGTGCCGAGTCCTCAGAGGGAACCTTCAACAGGCGGAGAACTCGACAGTGCTGTAATGGGAAATAATGCGTTTATAAAGAGAACTCACACAAACTTTAAGCACTGTACTGTAAATATCCCAGTGAGCAAAAAAGGGAATCCTGAAGCGGTTGGCCTGTGACTGTACTTTGTATTGGCAATAAACAAACTCTTAATCCACTGATCTGTGAACtgaatacacattacatttttcCAAGAAAGCTTTGAGACATAAAACGGTTCCTAAAGGTAAAGGTGACATCATTGCAGTGGTGATAAACGTACAATGGGGCAGACCGTTTTATGGACTGATGCAACCGATGGGCTATTAAACGCAAATGCAGTTTCTAAATGCTCTTGCTCAAGTTTTACAAAACCTACTTCTGCCTTAATGAAACGTCAAACGCAAGAGGATGAAGCTCATGAATGAATGACGCACAATTGAACACAGAATGTGAAGAAAACAAATAGGTGTGTGAGAAAGTGTTTAGAGCGTATCAGCTTCAATGGCTAATTCATGGgaaaaacagatgaaaatgtaGTTTATAAATAACCCTTTTCTATAAAACATAGATTTAGAACTATAAAAAGAAAGCAACagcaattattaataaataaattaaaaatataaaactgtttaaGATCTACTTTTgataaatattcagcaaaaaaaaaaaaaaaaaggttgaaaaaactaaaagtttacaaatgtgaaaataataaatatgtaatacagttttataaaatgttttttccaTGTACATTAGCATGTCtcctgtttaatttaatttatatttaagaaATTCTGACTAAACTTTTTCAGCTCCCCCACTTAACTGCCATTCAACAACATAATGTGTCAAAGTCATTATAACAACAGTTTATATACAAGATAAAATCTTAACAGGAGCATTTAGAAGAGGAACCATTTgataacttattaaaatatatttaaatgatcatGGGGAATCAAaataactgtcattttaattattatttatttaaatactgaCCTTCCAAACCAATGAATTTAACCAAAGTaagatatttttaatcttttaaaatataatgacATTTAGTTTGATCAAAAAGTTTGCCCAAATGTATGTTAATAGGTCTGCCAAAAAAATGTGGTTTCATAAATATATGTTAGCCTGAATTAAatatggaacattatttcacctATTTTTGGGGACAAATTAtatgttcagaaatgtttttaaaactttctaattattattttttttacaaaaattaaaatatacagtattaaaatatattagttaTGGTTATAAATGTGTGATTTTAATTTGATACAGACATCAAAGTGGTGCATTGATCTAAACTAAAGTGTAAAACGAATCTGAATGACCTTTAAAGAAATTCAACCAAAAATCCCCttaaaccacacagaaatgttatTAAACTGTTTTATAAGACGCCTCATTCAGACTGATTTCAACAAGAAGCTCTTATTCCAACAACCTAAATCCAGGCCAGACGAATATCTGCAAAACAGTGTGGGTGCATGAAAGAATGTCACTAAACGACGATGAACAAGCCCTTGCAGGACTGCAGaactggtcaaaaaaaaaaatgcatcaaagctTCACCAGTTCTCCCCACACCCAGTTTAGCACGATTACATCAACATATTGGTCAATGTCGTCTCGGGCAGCTTCCTGTGATTGGATACACACTCTTGTGTTGTAATATACAAATCCAGCCAGTTTATGACTCCAAATGTTTGTTCCGGCAGCTTATTTATCATTCGAGGGTAAAATGaaactggaaaaatctgacaaaGGTTAAGCCGTTCCTGCCTTACAGGAAAATATCCTTGATCTTAACTAAACAATCCTTGAAATATAgtgaaaaaagtcaactaaatCCAAAATTAAcgcatgattttttaaaaattatttacataaacTTGTTACAAGTTTATTTAGGTTTACAAGACACCATTTTTaagaacaaatatttttaaggtgGCCAGAATATTACTTtctaagtgttttatttttaaaactatcaTTATCATCACTTTCTAAACTAAAAaaactgctgtttttttactGCTGGTGTTGCCTTTAGcattctcaaacatcaatatgtgcaactttataaaattaaaagtaaaaagcttttatttttcaaatgatacaatagattttattttaaatttctgttttgaCCATTTAGGTAAACTTTTTGCTTATTAAACCAACTTCAGGCCAACGTTTTTTAATCCTAACGCAACATTATGATGCTAAAAACTTATATTACAAGAAGTTTTGTCATCTCTATTTGTGCTTACTCGCAAAGCacaacattaaaatacaaaaggTTTATCATCTCCCATATTGTTTTATCTCATAATCAATTTCCCAACGCATCAATCTGGTGTAAAACCGGTCTAGATCCTCTTATCTTATTAGTTACCATACCCTAGTATCTTTCGCCCACTATTAGGTGACTGTTAAAGATTTCCTATCTAAACTTTGAATACGAAATAGGGAGGATATTAAGTGCAATTATCTTATCGCTAATATCCCCATTAGACCCATGTTGGATGCATAAACCCAGTCACACAAACTACAAGTTCACAACTCACCATTCATTCAACTGGCCTTGAAAATGACCTCGGCATTATACATCCTACAACATATAatgactttaagaaactttagATCCCATAAAGTGGGTGTGCCATTGCTAAAACACATGTGACACACGTAGTATTCTTCTTTTTATGAATCTTAGTTTAGCCTGCTAGGCGGCTAACAGCTTTAAAGCCCTGACAACACCTTTTTAAGACAAAGAAAGAGTTGATTTCTGCGTGATGATGATGGAAAACTGTCAAACTTCAAGTCTAAGTCCTTTCCTTGTAGTTTGACTGGATTTCTCGTTGACTGAATCTAATTTGATTGAGTTTATTTGAAATCATGGCCAAGCTAAAAGCTAGTAACTATTGAACACTCACCCGCAAATGAGACACGACAATGCTCTTGTTGCCCTCCCCGTGATATTTCCAGTCGTTTTCGTCCATTTTATCCAGTTCCATAACCCAGAAAAGGCGTAAGCGGATCGGGTTTGGGCGCAGATTTGATGGTCTGGGCGAGATGATCAGGGTCAGGCGCAAAACTTCTGGAGGATCCGCGTCTGACACACCGACGGGTGTAGCACTACTACCGCTTTCTGACAGACACGCCTCCTTTGCGTTCTCATTGGTCAGACGCAGGGGCTGCGGATTTTGATTGGCCAGAAGTGTTTGTCGTTATTAAATGGGGTCATTGATTGGATCGTAGAAGTGGCAATCAAATGATCACCCTCTTCCGAATGCAGTTTAGATTTTAGCTATATAAAAATGATGTCATAAACacatgatgttgttgtttttcgtCCCTTATTACGTATTCTTGCACATTATTTCACGTTTTTACGTTTCctacgttatatatatatatatatatatatatatatatacatacatacatatatatacatacatatatacatacatatatatacatgtacatatatatatatatatacatatacatatatacatatacatatatacatatatatatatatatatatatatatatatatatatatatatgcacacacacacacatatatatatatatgtatatatatatatatatatatatatatatacacatacatatacacacatatatatatatagagagatatgtatatatacatacacaaatatttattttatatatatagagatagagaGAGCACTAACTGAGTATTAGATTTATGTCTTTGTTTCATATatctatataaaaattatatattactattattatattattaatattataactattaacTTATTAGCTGCTTTCTAATTTGCAGATATATTTATACATGCATGACATCAAATGCTGATGCAAATGTAGGGCAACTATGAAGTTTGATGACTTTGtgaaaaaaaatttgcattttaCATTATACATACTAAAACACAccaaattaacaatttttttattggaATATAAAACTAACAGCATGTTAAATCAAAATTTCAATTTGTTATTCACTTCCACAAATGTTACTCTTATCAATTTATTCATTGGTTCAGTTGTTATTCCATAAAGTTTaggaaaagtaaatattttagaaACATCCTAAAGTTGTAGTTATGTGTAACTAAAAGTTGtttattatgaaataaacataaaatatatatatttatgtaaaatatgctTTGAGcatagaagagagagagaaaaaaaaacacaaaacagtttAAGTTTCTAGAAATTCATAGAAAACCTTTtaatagaaatttaaaaaaacatattcaacATGACTGTACAGGGAGCttaaaacacatttaatcaaaatacatCTGTTTTCACTATGAGGTCAATAATATTTCaccattgatttaaaaaaatctggaggaaaaaaaaaggtttaaaaagtaACTGAACATGAGCGATGCCTGATTTACTACGCTCACAAGCAGATCAACAGACAACTATTCTTCAGCTGGAGCAGGTCATCATGCTGAAGGATTTGGATGGACTCTGCTGTTCCATTCTCAGTTCGCCTTTGCAGCTGTCCCCCGGATTCTTGTCTGACAGAGGTGTGGACTCGTAGAGGACGCATATGGAGCCATCCTCTCCAATCCGGTAGGATACTTCATATGGATCGACCCACATGGTGAGTTCACTTGGCAGCAGAGAAAAAAGCCGCTCTTTTGTGAGTCCAATCGTACAAGCTGCTTTGCCTATCAAAGGGTCCATCTTGTGGTTGATCCGGATGCACCTGTAGCCCGAACCTCGGAATGGTGCATTTGGGAACCAGTGGTGGCGATAATGATCTgcaatgaaagaatgaacaatGGTTATGACTATTACTATGATGAAGTTTTTG encodes the following:
- the si:dkey-42i9.4 gene encoding protein BTG1, yielding MKTEVSTAANFVARLLRGTGLLSEEQLQRFRFSLEEALGDHYRHHWFPNAPFRGSGYRCIRINHKMDPLIGKAACTIGLTKERLFSLLPSELTMWVDPYEVSYRIGEDGSICVLYESTPLSDKNPGDSCKGELRMEQQSPSKSFSMMTCSS